GCTGCAGCGCAAACTGCGTCGCGGCGACAGTGGCCAGCACGTAGGTCGCCAGCGCAGCCACGAGAAAAGCGGCCGCACGCCGCAGAAGCCAGCGCCAAAACATCTCTTAGCCAGACCCTCGGCCCGCTGCGGGCATCGCTCGAATCACCCGCCCCGCAGGCTCGTCGGTCAAGAGATACACGGCACCCTCGGGGCCTGTTCTGACGTCTCTGATGCGAGCATCGAGCTCGCGGAACAGCGTCTCCTGACCCACCACCGCCCCCTGTCTGACCTCAATACGCCTCACGCACTTGTCCTTCAGTGCGCTGACGAGCAGGTCGCCCTGCCACTCGGGGAACAGGTCCGCTTGATAAACGGTCATGCCGGAGGGTGCAATCGACGGCGTCCAGTGCAGGATGGGCTGCTCCATGCCCTCCCACTCGGTGTAGGGAGAAACCCGGGCGCCGCTGTAATCCAGACCATACGTAATCGCCGGCCAGCCGTAGTTGTTGCCGGCCACGAGGATATTGATCTCATCGCCACCGGCCGGACCGTGCTCGTGCACGTAAACCGTACCGTCGGAGGCAACGGCCAATCCCTGCGGGTTGCGATGGCCAAAGCTGAAGACGCGGGGGGCCTTGGGGAATGGATTGTCCGACGGTACGGTGCCGTCCCGGTTGACCCGCAGCACCTTGCCCAGCTCGCTGGCCAGCGCCTGAGCCGCTTCGCGATAGTCAAAGCCGTCGCCGGTTGTCAGCAGCAGCGAGCCATCAGCCAAGAAGGCCATCCGTCCCCCGTAGTGCACCGGGGTATCTTTGACCGGACTGACTTCCAGCAAGGTTTCAAGCTGCTCCAGCCGATCGCCTACGAGTCGCGCGCTGACGACGGTGGTCGCGTTGCGCTCAGGGTCACCCCCGGCAAAAGAAAGGTAAAGTCGTTGATTGGCGGCAAACTCCGGGTCGAGCAACACGTCGAACAATCCACCCTGGCCCGCCACGTAAACCTGGGGCACGCCGCCAAGCGGCTCGCTGACCTTTCCGCCTACGCTGACCCGCCGCAGGGTGCCCGGTCGTTCGGTTACCAGCAGCTCACCGTCCGGCAGAAAGGCAAGGCTCCAGGGAAAGGTCAGGTTAGCCGCCACGGTCTCGAGTTCGTACTCTGCTGCCAGGACGCCTGGAGCGATTACCAGCAGCATGGTCATGACCAGAACTTTCATGGTTTGAGTTTAGCGCAGGAACGGCAAAAGCCCGCGTGATAACGTAGCGTGCTTTACGATGATTGAGGAGCGCCCGACATGACAACGGTGCTGATAACCGGCGCTAACCGAGGCTTTGGCCTGGCGCTCGCCGAGCAGTTTGCGCTGCGCGGGGATGGACCGGTAATCGCCTGCTGCCGAAACCCGGCAAAAGCCGATGCGCTGCGCGCTCTGGCCGACCGGTTTCCGCAGATTGAGGTGATGGCGCTCGACGTCAGCGATCACGCGGCGATCGAGGCACTGGGGCAGCAGCTCGGCCAGCGTCCTATCGACCTGCTGATCAACAATGCCGGGATCTTCGGCAAAAACCCACCGGCAACCACCGGCTTTGCCGATCAGGTTTTCGGCAATTCCGACTTCCCGGAAGACTGGATTAAGCCATTTACCATCAACGTGATGGGACCCATGAAGCTCATCGAAACGCTGGTCGATAACGTGGCGGCATCGCAGCAGAAAAAGGTGGTCATCATTACCAGCATCGTCGGTTCGATCGCCAGCGCCATGGGGCAAATGTTTGGC
The DNA window shown above is from Pseudomonadota bacterium and carries:
- a CDS encoding SDR family oxidoreductase, which gives rise to MTTVLITGANRGFGLALAEQFALRGDGPVIACCRNPAKADALRALADRFPQIEVMALDVSDHAAIEALGQQLGQRPIDLLINNAGIFGKNPPATTGFADQVFGNSDFPEDWIKPFTINVMGPMKLIETLVDNVAASQQKKVVIITSIVGSIASAMGQMFGYAASKAAANMTARNLSVALRDRNIIVNPLHPGYAKTDMGGDAAHVEVADAVAGIMGQIDQMSLDASGQFLSFDGATLPW
- a CDS encoding PQQ-dependent sugar dehydrogenase, which produces MKVLVMTMLLVIAPGVLAAEYELETVAANLTFPWSLAFLPDGELLVTERPGTLRRVSVGGKVSEPLGGVPQVYVAGQGGLFDVLLDPEFAANQRLYLSFAGGDPERNATTVVSARLVGDRLEQLETLLEVSPVKDTPVHYGGRMAFLADGSLLLTTGDGFDYREAAQALASELGKVLRVNRDGTVPSDNPFPKAPRVFSFGHRNPQGLAVASDGTVYVHEHGPAGGDEINILVAGNNYGWPAITYGLDYSGARVSPYTEWEGMEQPILHWTPSIAPSGMTVYQADLFPEWQGDLLVSALKDKCVRRIEVRQGAVVGQETLFRELDARIRDVRTGPEGAVYLLTDEPAGRVIRAMPAAGRGSG